The following are from one region of the Henckelia pumila isolate YLH828 unplaced genomic scaffold, ASM3356847v2 CTG_429, whole genome shotgun sequence genome:
- the LOC140871189 gene encoding uncharacterized protein, which yields MTEEEDPETTVITGIISLFGLCTIDLLDSGASHSFISESCIRKFPKFPEKSISGFSMTVPSGEELFSNLVFQNVDLEFQGNKVVADLIVLPMLEFDIILGMDWLTKNGVSIDFQRIMVTIRKPQGGQFTFESVQNKSQIQLISSLKAQNCLRKGCQGFLVSLSVVEELQRPSLAEVEMVCEFSEVFPDDISGLPPNRELEFSIELVPNAAPVSKEPYRLAPTEMKELKGLIQELLDKGFVLPSFSPWGAPVLFVKKKYDNLRLCIDYRE from the coding sequence ATGACAGAGGAGGAGGACCCAGAAACGACTGTGATCACAGGTATCATATCACTATTTGGTTTGTGCACTATTGATTTGTTAGATTCGGGAGCATCACATTCGTTTATATCCGAGTCTTGCATTAGAAAATTCCCTAAATTTCCTGAGAAATCGATATCGGGATTTAGTATGACTGTCCCATCAGGGGAAGAATTGTTTTCAAATCTAGTGTTTCAAAACGTAGATCTTGAGTTTCAGGGAAACAAGGTAGTGGCTGATTTGATAGTACTACCTATGCTAGAATTTGACATTATTTTAGGAATGGATTGGTTGACCAAGAATGGGGTATCAATTGACTTCCAACGGATAATGGTCACAATTAGAAAACCCCAAGGAGGTCAATTTACTTTCGAATCAGTTCAGAATAAAAGTCAAATTCAATTGATTTCATCCTTGAAAGCACAAAATTGTTTGAGAAAGGGGTGTCAGGGTTTCCTTGTTAGTTTATCAGTTGTTGAGGAGCTTCAACGACCTTCTTTGGCAGAGGTTGAGATGGTCTGTGAATTTTCAGAGGTGTTTCCTGATGATATTTCCGGTCTTCCACCGAACAGGGAACTAGAATTTTCTATTGAATTGGTACCAAATGCGGCTCCTGTTTCCAAAGAACCATATCGATTGGCTCCGACTGAGATGAAGGAGCTAAAAGGTCTGATTCAGGaattattggataagggatTTGTACTCCCCAGTTTCTCACCATGGGGTGCaccagtcttgtttgtgaagaagaaatatGACAATTTGAGACTATGTATAGATTACAGGGAGTAA